DNA from Tachypleus tridentatus isolate NWPU-2018 chromosome 8, ASM421037v1, whole genome shotgun sequence:
tagtatttaaatGTGAAATAGAGCATGTTTTATTCTTGTTGATGCTGCCATTTGATATAATGTGATACATCTTTTTTAGAATTCAGATGAAAGATTCAAAACTGCTCTCTGAACATTCATTTTTActaaacatgatatatatttttacttcaacgataaacaaaacaatgatataaactCACTTGACTTTAATGgcacttaaaaatattaatgtgcacTACGATATGGTGCTTTGTTGGATATAATGAAACACTTTATTTCAGTCAGTTATGACACTAAATGGTGtactttatgtttaatataacagtgtatTTGATTATGGGAAATGTAAAAAATGTTCATATCAGTATTCtccttgtatttatttttatgatatccTATGGTTGGGTTATTTAAGGTGTTCTGTGATAAGATACTTTGTAcattgtaagattctacacataaatatttttgttaatcagCTTTGTGCTTCTTTATTCTTTCTAATAGCTGGGCCCAAATGTTAGTGTAGGTAAAGGTGTTTCAATTGGTGAAGGTGTGAGAATTCGAGAATCAATAATTTTGGGGAATGCTACTATTCAGGTAGGCCATAAAAGCTAAGAAGATGTATTTAAGTTATATGCCTGGTGAAACACTATCTTTTGAAAGGAAATTATATACAAATGTCATTAGAAAATTTCATAAAGTTTATCTTGTTCACCAAACTACATTCTAAAAGTTTAAAGTCAAATTATTGATTACATTGAGAAGGAACAATTATGATTTATTCATAATTTCTTCATGTAACAAATGTCAGTACATTGCTGCTAAATCTTTATAATTTGCTTGTGAAGTAATTCTACAACATTTTtgacaaatataaaactttcattttttcattgtaatttctactaaacattaaatttattgtataaattctTCAGAATTTCATGAGCAAAAATGTTTTCCTCTCCATTTTAGGATCATACATTAGTTTTACACAGCATAGTGGGCTGGAATAGTGTTGTAGGCTGCTGGTCTCGAGTGGAGGGTACACCTTGTGATCCCAATCCAAACAAACCCTTTGCTAAAATGGAAAATGTTCCACTTTTCAACAGTAATGGACGTTTAAACCCTTCCATTACAATTTTAggttagtttattttgttataagtaaATGCTATACCTTTATAATAGTTCCAAGaccagaaaatatatttaatttagttttgagcaagtaattttaaattatctacttattttctttccttttatgtGTCCCTATCTTGTGAATGCAAATTATCAGATGACTATCAAGTAGCATAGTGTACGTACAACCACTTGTGAAGTGCTAAATAAAAAGACACTTTATGtaggattttatttttacaagattaACTTATCTCTGCTGTGTACTGACAGAGAAAACTAAGTTCTAGAtaacataatttatgtatttaaattacaagttGTATTTATTAGCATACTAGCTGTTGGTAGCAGGTTTTTTTGTATGTACATGTGAAAGTCCAaagtatattaaatgtaataattaagcAAGGATTGCTTTACATTGTCCAGTggaattgtaaataaaattttaccgAGACAACTTCTGATGAAGTTTGTTAAATTAGGAcccaattaaaaaaatatttttcaacacttatccttaatATGCtgattttcttgtattattaacaatattagcttatttgtttattattgtttcattagGTTGCAATGTACAAGTTCCATCAGAAGTGATTGTCCTTAATTCTATTGTACTACCTCACAAAGATCTGGCTGCAAGCTACAAGAATCAGATAATTTTGTGACAATTAAATAGTAACTCATTCTTTCTATACTATGGTGTTTGTATGTTACTATACCAGTACATAAGAAAACTGGAACAAAATTAGATTTTCGCATTATAATATATCTATTCAAGTGAAATATTATTTGCCATCCTTATGTACTAATGAAAAGATACAATATTAATGACATGTAAATAAAAGATTATGATGTAacagctttttatttttattttatgctaaagatagcattaaataataactaaattcACAGTATCAGGTTATGCAGAAAATAATGGAAGATTTTAAATTGtaactttaataagaaataaaaactttcaagaGCAATTTTATAGAATCCACTTGTTGAGCTTTTTCACTTTTCCAGTTTGCTCGAGATGGTCTGAAATTGTGGAAATGCCATTTCTCAAACAGTTTGGTGCAGGTTTCTTTTCAATAATGCTCTCAGTTGGTCGTTTCCAACAGCAAAAGGATGTCCTCTGCCCTCCTTATTTTCAAGACTCAAAACTTTTGAAAACAATGATGTACTATATGTTTGGAGGTTGTTCCTTCACCACATGCTTGGCTGATATTGGAAACTGTTTGCAATGCTGCATGACCAGGTTTTAATTCATGCAAGAAAGTGATGCACAACTTTTTCATCATTATTTGTAAAGGTCTGAAATATGGGAAATAAAGATTTAGAAACAGTAAAAGCACTGAGTACAAGAAAGCTTTAGTTTTTCAGTAGTATTTATGAAGTCATAAAAATACTGGTTTCTTATCCCTAAAAATGactacaattttaatataaaaatttgctGTTATTTTTCGAACAACCTAATAGCATTTTCTAGCGTATATTAACATAGCTTACATTTGACTGTTATTTAGatgttataatttcttttacttGCTTAAGAACATAAGCAATTCAAAGCATATAGactaagaaagaaaatataggtggtatattttatgaattaagcATTAATGttgtaaacacttgttttatCTAAACTTGTGTAACAAACTGTCAttcatttcaaaaatatgaatttggacttattttaaattatattttataggaTACTACATAGAGCACTTTTTTGTTGACATGtcctaaaatgtaaatattaatagttgCCAAAAGGTTTTGAGcgtatttaaagttattaattacttaattttacagttttaaaacagttttaattcaaGTGTTCTTTTCTCTGTAGAAGATAAGACTTAACAAATGATATCATCTTTGGGTATAAGTATTTGTGTGTAATATGTTTAAGATTTTCCGTAAGAACACCAATCTAAGGACACTGTGGTTAATTGATACAGATTGCTATTGTAATTGGTGAAGTCAGAGGTATTCACTGGTGCACTATCTCACCACTTTGCTCAAAAcatggaatattttattaacatgcaTTGAATGCTGTAAATGCTTGTGTTAGTTTATATTCGAAATGTTGCTACAAATTATTTTCCAGCTTTGTGCACATCTTTCTCTTGGTTGAGCATATAGCTGTAGCTATCCTTTTTTCACACCaactataacattttatttctttatatgaagTAATTACATATTTTCATGTTGACTgctgttgtgtgtgtttttagaaataaaatgtgtgATTAGTGTTTTGATCAAGTGCTACATTGAGCATAAGGAAAATGTGTTGACCCATGTAATGTATTATACTAACCGTCATGAAAAACAACACATATTTAAGACTTTCACTTGATATATGTGGTATTTACTTATCCCCCCAGATGTaactattataataaatttcatgagtgtttattaaattttcatgTGTTTGGAATTAAGATTTTCACTATGCTGTACATTGAAGAATTATCATATGTGcagaaattacaataaaacaaaatgccaccatgaaaaattttaaaaatgtatgttttttttaatgcaaagccGTAAATTGAACATTAAAGGACATTAATTTGActtaattattttgcttttagttttaaatattgtgaTGAAACTATATTGTATCTTTTACACTGGAAATGTTTATTCGTTAACTCTTTGAACATATATaatctgtaatgtttttattaaattcctGCATTATCACTTTGTCTCAGTTACCATATACTttcctaatatttttaaaattttatttattatttttttattttccctaaaCTAAAACTGAGGATTACCCAGttaaagtaatttaaactttaaattttaactaCAAAATTGTTAGTAGTTAACAATTCTGTCATGTTAACAGACATGTGTTAAAAATGTCTGTGCAAACATTTCTTGACATGTCAGTCCCATAGTCTGAATGGGACTATCCCATGTTGTTTTTTCAAACTTTGGGTTGATAATTCAATATTTCCACCATCTTTAAAAGtgcttttttaatattctttaagtaCTAGTAACATTGAAAATTCTCTtcaattttgaagtttttttctAGTAACTGAATATTTAAGGATATTTCATCACTCAAGTGGAAATCAATAATATCTTATTTTTCCACATATTCAAATTTTTCAATATCATATTTACCTAAATGATTTCACTTTCATGGGTTTCCAgatct
Protein-coding regions in this window:
- the LOC143222241 gene encoding mannose-1-phosphate guanylyltransferase regulatory subunit alpha-like isoform X2 — protein: MEHCSAIYANRHYLELYHQTHPDWLAENDKDKPVIIGDVFIHPTALVHPTATLGPNVSVGKGVSIGEGVRIRESIILGNATIQDHTLVLHSIVGWNSVVGCWSRVEGTPCDPNPNKPFAKMENVPLFNSNGRLNPSITILVCSRWSEIVEMPFLKQFGAGFFSIMLSVGRFQQQKDVLCPPYFQDSKLLKTMMYYMFGGCSFTTCLADIGNCLQCCMTRF
- the LOC143222241 gene encoding uncharacterized protein LOC143222241 isoform X4; translated protein: MEYLEGGCLTDTVDKMKMKYQRFVKKELGPNVSVGKGVSIGEGVRIRESIILGNATIQDHTLVLHSIVGWNSVVGCWSRVEGTPCDPNPNKPFAKMENVPLFNSNGRLNPSITILVCSRWSEIVEMPFLKQFGAGFFSIMLSVGRFQQQKDVLCPPYFQDSKLLKTMMYYMFGGCSFTTCLADIGNCLQCCMTRF
- the LOC143222241 gene encoding uncharacterized protein LOC143222241 isoform X3, producing the protein MSSMSFHCELRLVSSHLCVTYELHTMKLKDNGALLGPNVSVGKGVSIGEGVRIRESIILGNATIQDHTLVLHSIVGWNSVVGCWSRVEGTPCDPNPNKPFAKMENVPLFNSNGRLNPSITILVCSRWSEIVEMPFLKQFGAGFFSIMLSVGRFQQQKDVLCPPYFQDSKLLKTMMYYMFGGCSFTTCLADIGNCLQCCMTRF
- the LOC143222241 gene encoding mannose-1-phosphate guanylyltransferase regulatory subunit alpha-like isoform X1 translates to MYFIFITFYSTELKPVTFPSSAIYANRHYLELYHQTHPDWLAENDKDKPVIIGDVFIHPTALVHPTATLGPNVSVGKGVSIGEGVRIRESIILGNATIQDHTLVLHSIVGWNSVVGCWSRVEGTPCDPNPNKPFAKMENVPLFNSNGRLNPSITILVCSRWSEIVEMPFLKQFGAGFFSIMLSVGRFQQQKDVLCPPYFQDSKLLKTMMYYMFGGCSFTTCLADIGNCLQCCMTRF
- the LOC143222241 gene encoding mannose-1-phosphate guanylyltransferase regulatory subunit alpha-B-like isoform X5, whose translation is MEHCSAIYANRHYLELYHQTHPDWLAENDKDKPVIIGDVFIHPTALVHPTATLGPNVSVGKGVSIGEGVRIRESIILGNATIQDHTLVLHSIVGWNSVVGCWSRVEGTPCDPNPNKPFAKMENVPLFNSNGRLNPSITILGCNVQVPSEVIVLNSIVLPHKDLAASYKNQIIL